A stretch of the Alnus glutinosa chromosome 6, dhAlnGlut1.1, whole genome shotgun sequence genome encodes the following:
- the LOC133870389 gene encoding uncharacterized protein LOC133870389 isoform X3 yields MENSWQIKCGSSSTPSMAPSSSLEPRDQMNTGYHYYPHVGSDLRSTVLGRMEDPVFSNSLNFSIHRPGCADLGNSFLALLSGPPSLLQCDFQELSYPKASGSCGKLPSSGTGVTANAFGSDIPLISSGLLSENLSNQNPRNGADFCPVVSSRAMLSSNCSGNSILHDLQGSDLAKAVISHIVPGSEKVKGPYLSGGWHSTTPVNTGKLNSMNVQSSQKMPLEANSSISKQSSTLMSGCPRVFCLDTTGYLLLSNTGLLGIVCLCHCFHMSVSKFCEHSGLCDVNPGDVVHMDSGETIAQWRKLYFQKFRIRVPEDQSEWDWPEGLSVTAGFVKSRVTNPNLCKSSDLSHRVGSSGGLVRSRQPLDRVHFPKNPHTDQKSLVDALQNEKQRNFQDVDNLLLKSSVGTSWRNLHAAVDNQMMECPVSRCSTMQKLVGTVVDNGRQSISAYIDGIMKNGNPSTSNSTLQNVKDLSKDSDVSKTKNAKDSAIVGRDAASSNIELRLGQPYQPSRTSGNSILPVIGPQLFDKLGNPPKSCFPWQMIHNAANYREEDYRQYHHCAADPLNSSLEREPSRLNFGNHAFGVSHAMDAARVENFKCNVAKSSVVSPLMDFNNPANSVHSKAKDNMVNGSEHMMHKALHRSSHAADCDPFSVCWNGGNCLERQLNNSDLDSLRLTDKGKGVGCVADASYGATDTGFGNHKQVPNSVLGGNSESAVIDKSRHLHQLSSVPSNASDARNLFSYVEKDPCLGSSGQGDHVLRSNLPLQGVSRGVPLVTSTSNLENTRALLKQEGTCLSPYLLDENLRLLALRQIMELSKQQHALSSIINQERGKYSSSSNVHHSIVDPSTSQEQRHGPDFTSKQDVSEATMNLLQSAPFRGSDDIKKVPSVTGLYDCCNISTFTPGIPFHPEGISLPSERSDDPIQNEQPSLRFCRSDNNVSRPSEHEICCQRVPYTYYQGKCSCEARTNCLGRNVDPKVGSSPNAFKEQMGTGSGEASMILTSRFAKDPFLLRDTSIALDQSGKLNGKLNKNIVCHASQWRDVPTKVKGVCDATVVARLANVFDRREHDGCQLGDASAKYFNEAMQIADSLKDQENSNVSSGCSGPAVTQASIEVNNIDFSTIDAGDTGDVSNHIVDEGSGIDKCWSSDDALGSERSAEFLGSSWNIKLRKEGSSHIVNNQSRSLLDELKLIDSLTWKKSRNQIHGGHPIHTGLAIGGKSNSSQKTESGLKMGKRKKAIKLKMLSASFLSAGPSLLPYENPTCVATAELPTRSSKDGHTSGACLIQPKSRSRLSSAKTSSRKRGAREDDYQTELNYDTDFGKNPEVSARKKLRKDFASDASRQFRIQEPTHEEAEKTEKYNSVGCIDTSSSPQVNVCFWKARPVVSGKYGEISCGKDVSKPAKIVPLSRILKTARRCTLPKSCKPRLTSMRELKKTNSTLIDLSCAKLTGLKNEEDNGSHNVAVCDKMNRDSSMEETYKAWCSDKQFAKKLSILEKERDDKSEKDRSILDSNIHAQLKLKCKEIRKRSIYELTIKGKKSISNTIPFTKIPDCTPEMKVPKFLKNAEDSNHDLRTVCSNKSIQEHRCLSISNSDAFCCVCGSSNQDDINCLLECGRCLIRVHQACYGVSKVPKGRWFCRPCRTSSKDIVCVLCGYGGGAMTRALRSRTVVKGILKAWNVDTDCRNKKMISSAESLQKEPSVLHSSGSVLEGNSFCLVQPVNIKSSAIEVRKMDVERQLDVQKDSLCCVSNLKAHNSITAGLLDSTVKQWVHMVCGLWTPKTRCPNVDTMTAFDVSGASHPRSNAVCSMCNRPGGSCIECRIVGCHIQFHPWCAHQKGLLQSEIEGVANENVGFYGRCVLHATYATSESYCDPINSEIGCQGEKELTCARTEGYKGRKQDDHQCDLYGKSKGKGGCLVPQEQLNAWIHINGQKPCTPGLPKLAISDIEYDCREYARYKQAKGWKHLVVYKSGIHALGLYTSRFISRGEMVVEYIGEIVGLRVADKRENEYQSGRKLQYKSACYFFRIDKEHIIDATRKGGIARFVNHSCLPNCVAKVISVRTEKKVVFFAERDIFPGEEITYDYHFNHEDEGKKIPCFCNSKNCRRYLN; encoded by the exons ATGGAAAACTCGTGGCAGATCAAATGTGGTTCATCATCGACGCCGTCCATGGCTCCGTCGTCCTCGCTTGAGCCTCGGGATCAG ATGAACACTGGCTACCATTATTATCCGCATGTTGGATCAGATTTAAGATCAACGGTCCTTGGAAGGATGGAAGATCCTGTTTTCTCCAACAGTTTGAATTTTAGTATCCATAGGCCTGGTTGTGCAGATCTAGGGAATTCGTTTCTGGCTCTCCTATCAGGGCCACCATCGCTATTGCAGTGTGATTTTCAGGAATTATCATATCCAAAAGCGTCTGGTTCCTGTGGTAAACTTCCTTCTAGTGGTACCGGTGTTACTGCAAATGCCTTTGGAAGTGATATTCCACTGATATCCAGTGGCCTACTATCAGAAAATCTAAGCAACCAAAATCCGCGAAATGGGGCAGATTTTTGTCCGGTGGTTTCATCCAGGGCAATGTTGAGTTCCAATTGTAGTGGCAATTCTATTTTGCATGATCTTCAGGGATCGGACTTGGCTAAGGCAGTTATCAGTCACATAGTTCCTGGTAGTGAGAAAGTGAAGGGTCCTTATTTGAGTGGGGGATGGCATAGTACAACCCCTGTAAATACTGGGAAGCTCAACAGCATGAATGTTCAAAGCTCACAGAAAATGCCTTTAGAAGCAAACTCTTCCATATCGAAGCAGTCATCTACTTTAATGAGTGGATGCCCTCGAGTGTTTTGCTTGGATACAA ctGGGTATCTGCTTCTCAGCAATACAGGACTTCTTGGTATTGTTTGCTTGTGCCATTGCTTCCACATGTCTGTCTCTAAATTTTGTGAG CATTCAGGATTATGTGATGTTAACCCTGGGGATGTTGTTCATATGGACAGTGGAGAGACCATTGCTCAGTGGCGTAAGCTgtacttccagaaatttagG ATTAGGGTTCCGGAAGACCAGAGTGAGTGGGACTGGCCTGAAGGATTATCAGTGACTGCTGGCTTTGTCAAATCTAGAGTGACCAATCCCAACTTGTGCAAAAGCTCTGACCTGTCTCATCGGGTTGGTTCATCTGGAGGTTTAGTAAGGTCTAGACAACCTTTAGACCGTGTTCACTTCCCAAAGAACCCTCATACAGACCAGAAGTCGCTTGTTGATGCTTTGCAAAATGAAAAACAGAGGAATTTTCAGGATGTTGACAACCTTCTTCTCAAGAGCTCTGTTGGCACTTCCTGGAGAAATTTGCATGCTGCAGTCGATAACCAGATGATGGAGTGCCCTGTATCTAGGTGCTCGACAATGCAAAAGCTTGTTGGTACAGTAGTGGACAATGGTCGTCAGTCCATTTCTGCTTACATCGATGGTATCATGAAGAATGGAAATCCATCCACCTCCAACTCTACTTTGCAGAATGTAAAAGACCTTAGTAAAGATTCTGATgttagcaaaacaaaaaatgcaaaagatAGTGCAATTGTGGGCAGGGATGCTGCTTCTTCAAACATTGAGTTGAGGCTTGGGCAGCCATATCAGCCTAGTCGTACTTCAGGAAACTCAATTCTACCTGTCATAGGACCACAGCTATTTGACAAACTTGGAAATCCACCGAAGTCATGCTTCCCATGGCAGATGATTCATAATG CAGCCAACTACAGGGAAGAGGATTATAGGCAATATCATCACTGTGCTGCTGACCCCTTAAATTCGAGCCTAGAAAGAGAACCAAGCCGGTTGAACTTTGGGAACCATGCATTTGGAGTCAGTCATGCTATGGATGCTGCTAGAGTAGAAAATTTCAAATGCAATGTGGCCAAGAGTTCTGTGGTTTCGCCACTTATGGACTTTAATAATCCAGCTAACAGTGTACACTCTAAAGCTAAAGATAATATGGTAAATGGCAGCGAGCATATGATGCACAAGGCACTACATCGTTCATCTCATGCTGCTGATTGTGATCCATTCAGTGTCTGCTGGAATGGTGGTAATTGTTTAGAGAGGCAATTGAATAATTCTGATTTGGACTCCCTTAGACTTACGGACAAGGGTAAGGGGGTGGGATGTGTTGCTGATGCGTCCTATGGTGCAACAGATACAGGATTTGGAAATCATAAGCAGGTGCCAAATTCAGTTTTAGGTGGAAACAGTGAGTCAGCTGTAATTGATAAGAGCCGTCATTTACATCAGTTGTCTAGTGTACCGTCAAATGCATCTGATGCCAGAAACTTATTTAGCTATGTTGAGAAGGATCCTTGTCTTGGAAGTAGCGGACAAGGTGATCATGTTCTTAGATCAAATTTGCCATTGCAAGGAGTCTCAAGGGGCGTTCCTTTGGTAACTTCAACATCTAATCTGGAAAATACTCGAGCTTTGTTGAAACAGGAGGGCACTTGTCTAAGCCCTTATTTACTTGATGAGAATCTGAGATTGCTTGCATTGAGGCAAATAATGGAGTTATCCAAGCAACAGCATGCATTATCTTCTATAATAAACCAAGAGCGAGGCAAATACAGTAGCTCTTCTAATGTACATCATTCTATTGTTGACCCTTCAACTTCTCAAGAGCAAAGGCATGGGCCTGATTTTACTAGTAAACAAGATGTTTCTGAAGCCACCATGAATTTGCTCCAATCTGCTCCTTTCAGGGGAAGTGATGATATTAAAAAAGTGCCTTCTGTGACAG GTCTGTACGACTGTTGCAACATCTCAACATTTACACCAGGAATTCCATTTCATCCAGAAGGTATTAGTCTGCCATCTGAACGTTCTGATGATCCTATTCAAAATGAGCAGCCTTCATTAAG ATTTTGCAGAAGCGATAACAATGTAAGCAGACCAAGTGAGCATGAAATATGCTGTCAGAGAGTTCCATATACATACTATCAGGGCAAGTGCAGCTGTGAAGCCCGCACAAATTGCTTGGGAAGAAATGTTGATCCAAAAGTTGGAAGCTCTCCCAATGCTTTCAAGGAACAGATGGGAACTGGCAGTGGTGAAGCCTCGATGATCTTGACTTCCAGATTTGCTAAAGATCCTTTTCTGCTAAGGGATACAAGTATTGCCTTAGATCAAAGTGGAAAGTTGAATGGGAAACTTAATAAGAACATTGTCTGTCATGCTTCTCAGTGGAGAGACGTGCCAACCAAGGTGAAAGGGGTTTGTGATGCTACAGTTGTAGCCCGGTTGGCTAATGTATTCGATCGAAGAGAACATGATGGCTGTCAACTTGGAGATGCTTCTGCTAAGTACTTCAATGAAGCGATGCAAATAGCCGACTCCttgaaagaccaagaaaatTCAAATGTTTCTTCGGGATGTTCTGGCCCTGCTGTTACTCAGGCATCCATTGAGGTTAACAATATAGACTTTTCTACCATTGATGCTGGGGATACTGGAGATGTAAGCAATCATATAGTCGATGAAGGATCAGGCATTGATAAATGCTGGTCATCAGATGATGCACTTGGAAGTGAAAGAAGTGCTGAGTTCCTTGGCTCTTCTTGGAACATTAAATTGAGAAAAGAAGGATCTTCCCATATTGTAAATAATCAATCTCGTAGTCTTCTTGATGAGCTTAAGCTCATAGATTCCTTGACATGGAAGAAAAGCCGAAATCAAATCCATGGTGGGCATCCAATCCATACTGGGCTTGCTATTGGTGGAAAAAGTAATTCATCACAAAAAACTGAGAGTGGCTTGAAAATGGGGAAGAGAAAGAAGGCAATAAAATTGAAGATGCTGAGCGCATCATTTCTCTCTGCTGGACCTTCTCTATTACCTTATGAAAATCCCACCTGTGTTGCCACTGCCGAGTTGCCCACCCGTTCATCCAAAGATGGCCATACTTCTGGTGCTTGTCTTATTCAACCTAAGTCTAGAAGTAGATTGTCTTCAGCCAAAACATCCTCTCGTAAAAGAGGAGCGAGGGAAGATGATTATCAGACAGAACTAAATTATGATACTGACTTTGGTAAAAACCCTGAAGTTTCAGCAAGAAAGAAGTTGAGAAAAGATTTTGCTTCTGATGCTTCCAGGCAGTTTCGGATACAAGAACCGACTCATGAAGAAGCTGAAAAAACTGAGAAGTATAATTCAGTAGGTTGTATAGACACATCTTCTAGTCCACAAGTTAATGTGTGTTTTTGGAAGGCAAGACCCGTAGTATCTGGAAAATATGGTGAAATATCTTGTGGAAAAGATGTGTCAAAGCCAGCAAAAATTGTTCCTCTCAGCAGGATTCTTAAAACTGCCAGAAGATGTACTCTCCCCAAAAGTTGCAAACCTAGATTGACTTCCATGAGGGAGTTGAAAAAGACAAACTCTACTTTAATTGATTTATCCTGTGCTAAATTAACTGGTttgaagaatgaagaagacAATGGAAGTCATAATGTTGCAGTTTGTGATAAAATGAATCGCGACTCTTCTATGGAAGAAACATACAAGGCATGGTGCAGTGATAAGCAATTTGCTAAAAAGTTGTCCATtttggagaaagagagagatgataAAAGTGAGAAAGATCGTAGTATTCTAGACAGCAATATTCATGCTCAGTTGAAGCTCAAGTGTAAGGAAATTCGCAAGCGCAGCATTTATGAGCTGACAATTAAAG GAAAGAAATCTATTTCCAACACTATTCCCTTTACGAAGATTCCAGATTGCACACCAGAAATGAAGGTGCCAAAATTTTTGAAGAATGCTGAAGATAGCAACCATGATTTACGCACAGTTTGTTCTAACAA ATCTATTCAAGAGCATAGGTGCCTGTCCATTTCAAATTCGGATGCATTCTGCTGTGTTTGTGGAAGCTCAAACCAAGATGATATTAATTGTTTATTGGAGTGTGGTCGATGTTTAATTCGA GTGCATCAGGCTTGCTATGGTGTTTCCAAAGTACCTAAAGGCCGTTGGTTTTGCAGACCGTGCAGGACAAGTTCAAAAGATATT GTTTGTGTACTATGTGGTTATGGAGGTGGGGCCATGACTCGTGCACTGCGAAGTCGCACAGTTGTGAAAGGCATTCTGAAAGCTTGGAATGTTGATACAGATTGCAGAAACAAGAAGATGATTTCTTCTGCTGAATCTTTACAGAAGGAACCTAGTGTGTTGCATTCCTCAGGTTCTGTACTTGAAGGGAATTCATTTTGTCTTGTACAACCTGTAAATATCAAGTCGTCAGCTATAGAAGTGAGGAAAATGGATGTGGAAAGACAATTGGATGTTCAGAAGGACTCCCTTTGTTGTGTTAGTAATTTAAAAGCACATAATAGCATTACAGCAGGACTACTTGATTCTACAGTTAAGCAGTGGGTTCATATGGTTTGTGGGCTTTGGACTCCTAAAACACGGTGCCCAAATGTTGACACCATGACTGCTTTTGATGTGTCTGGTGCTTCACATCCCAGATCTAATGCG GTTTGCTCTATGTGCAATCGACCAGGTGGCTCATGTATAGAGTGCAGGATTGTGGGTTGCCATATTCAATTTCATCCATGGTGTGCTCATCAAAAG GGTCTTTTGCAAAGTGAGATTGAAGGTGTTGCTAAtgaaaatgttggtttttatggAAGATGTGTTCTTCATGCCACATATGCCACTTCTGAGTCTTACTGTGATCCCATTAACAGTGAGATAGGTTGTCAGGGAGAAAAGGAGTTAACCTGTGCTAGGACAGAG GGTTACAAGGGTCGCAAGCAGGATGACCACCAATGTGATCTTTATGGTAAATCAAAAGGCAAGGGTGGATGCCTTGTTCCTCAGGAGCAGTTAAATGCTTGGATTCACATTAATGGGCAGAAGCCATGTACACCGGGGCTCCCAAAGCTGGCAATATCAGATATTGAGTATGATTG